The following are from one region of the Methanoculleus caldifontis genome:
- a CDS encoding cache domain-containing protein — MRICTIAAALVIAVTVLGAGCMEESQPPLQTTRDAVLQEAVLAIDQELASVGASLGEDARVLGETGLSGAAGKEALKQTLLEYPWAESYLVISRDGIVVMAVPENYAGLVNTDVSSQPQVQRAVRERAPLMSEAFYLNEGFTGITQSYPICGTEYLGFVSIAYRPDALIGRTIAPLTNGTPYDIWVAQTDGRVIYDTTPEEIGRNLFSDPDYQVPGLQEAFARIVAEPTGSLEYSFWDRSWERNVTKEAIWGTAGIDGAEWRVVVTRNLDAAERQQAPAGERPPAADAAEEMKAFVASAAAYAREHDRTEALAAFNDPDGEFARDELYIFAYDMNSTVLALPFQPAFIGTNRSEVHDSSGVAYIYGMSRLAAEGGGSIYYLYPNPARGYAEELKLGYVLPVDGTWFVGSGIYIPEVATDFNTSVRETLVQRVKAARGFAQEQGRETACAAFNDLSGDFADGGAYIFAYGTDGTTLALPYQPDLIGKNRLDFEDRYGVRVILLESAAAEAGGGFVYVTYYNPDTGLDGLKLCYVAPVDEKWFVGSGVYAGA; from the coding sequence ATGCGCATATGTACGATCGCTGCCGCTCTCGTCATCGCCGTCACGGTGCTCGGAGCAGGCTGCATGGAAGAGAGCCAGCCCCCCCTGCAGACGACCCGGGACGCCGTCCTCCAGGAGGCCGTCCTCGCGATAGATCAGGAGCTCGCCTCGGTCGGGGCTTCGCTCGGGGAGGATGCCCGGGTGCTCGGCGAGACCGGGCTTTCGGGCGCTGCAGGGAAAGAAGCACTGAAGCAGACGCTGCTGGAGTACCCCTGGGCCGAGTCATACCTCGTGATATCGAGAGATGGTATCGTGGTTATGGCCGTGCCCGAGAACTATGCCGGCCTCGTGAACACGGACGTCTCGTCCCAGCCGCAGGTTCAGCGAGCGGTCCGGGAGCGGGCGCCGCTCATGAGCGAGGCCTTCTACCTCAATGAGGGATTCACCGGGATCACCCAGAGCTACCCGATCTGCGGGACGGAGTACCTGGGATTCGTCAGCATCGCCTACAGGCCCGACGCCCTCATCGGACGGACGATCGCGCCCCTGACGAACGGCACCCCGTACGACATCTGGGTGGCGCAGACCGACGGGCGGGTGATCTACGACACCACCCCCGAGGAGATCGGGCGCAACCTCTTCTCGGACCCCGATTACCAGGTACCGGGGCTCCAGGAAGCGTTTGCCCGGATCGTCGCCGAACCCACGGGATCTCTTGAGTATTCGTTCTGGGACCGGAGCTGGGAGCGGAACGTGACCAAGGAGGCGATCTGGGGGACTGCCGGGATCGACGGAGCCGAATGGCGCGTCGTCGTCACGCGGAACCTCGACGCAGCGGAGCGGCAGCAGGCCCCGGCAGGCGAGAGGCCCCCTGCGGCGGATGCGGCCGAGGAGATGAAGGCTTTCGTCGCCTCTGCTGCGGCGTATGCACGGGAGCACGACCGGACGGAGGCACTTGCCGCGTTCAACGACCCCGACGGAGAATTCGCCAGGGATGAGCTCTACATTTTCGCCTACGACATGAACAGCACCGTCCTTGCCCTTCCCTTCCAGCCGGCGTTCATCGGGACGAACCGTAGCGAAGTGCACGACTCAAGCGGCGTGGCGTATATCTACGGCATGAGCAGGCTTGCGGCGGAAGGGGGCGGCAGCATCTACTATCTCTACCCGAACCCGGCGCGGGGGTACGCGGAGGAACTCAAACTCGGCTACGTCCTCCCCGTAGACGGGACCTGGTTCGTCGGGTCGGGGATCTACATCCCTGAGGTCGCGACCGACTTCAACACAAGCGTCAGGGAGACGCTCGTCCAGCGGGTGAAGGCCGCAAGGGGCTTTGCTCAGGAGCAGGGGAGAGAGACGGCATGCGCAGCCTTCAACGACCTTTCCGGTGACTTCGCCGACGGCGGGGCATACATCTTTGCTTACGGGACGGACGGGACGACGCTCGCCCTCCCCTACCAGCCCGATCTCATCGGGAAGAACCGTCTCGACTTCGAGGACCGGTACGGCGTCAGGGTGATCCTGCTTGAGAGCGCCGCAGCAGAGGCCGGGGGCGGGTTCGTCTACGTCACCTATTACAACCCGGATACCGGGCTTGACGGGCTCAAACTCTGCTACGTCGCTCCGGTGGACGAGAAATGGTTCGTCGGCTCCGGGGTGTATGCCGGAGCGTAA
- a CDS encoding SAM-dependent methyltransferase, protein MEDRELVSITQGALAIMNPTTPAKVLAAGKAAGLGRGTRVVETGCGNGTILALWGQEYGISGLGIESREDACNRAEETFRAAGLGDRLSVRCMDARDYAPDEPFDCAVSIGASHIQGGFSATLDSLLGLVHDEGTIVIGDRCWRSDRVPPEFAREWPDVLTGYEILGTAREAGLDVAAVIRAGPEDWDRYESAIWQAVLSWLGSHSDHPDRDFMVGYLRRVQDEYFGYGREYMDWAMYVMVPGFW, encoded by the coding sequence ATGGAGGACAGAGAACTCGTCAGCATAACACAGGGAGCGCTCGCGATCATGAACCCGACCACCCCGGCAAAAGTGCTCGCCGCGGGAAAGGCGGCAGGGCTCGGCAGGGGGACCCGCGTCGTGGAGACCGGGTGCGGGAACGGGACGATCCTCGCGCTCTGGGGGCAGGAGTACGGGATATCCGGCCTCGGCATCGAGTCCCGCGAGGACGCCTGCAACCGGGCGGAGGAGACGTTCCGGGCGGCGGGGCTTGGCGACCGGCTCAGCGTCCGGTGCATGGACGCCCGCGACTACGCCCCCGACGAACCGTTCGACTGCGCCGTATCGATCGGGGCGTCCCACATCCAGGGCGGGTTTTCGGCGACGCTCGATTCCCTCCTCGGTCTCGTCCACGACGAGGGGACGATCGTCATCGGCGACCGTTGCTGGCGGTCGGACCGCGTCCCGCCGGAGTTCGCCCGCGAGTGGCCCGACGTCCTGACCGGCTACGAGATCCTCGGCACCGCCCGCGAGGCCGGGCTCGACGTCGCCGCCGTCATCCGGGCGGGTCCCGAAGACTGGGACCGCTACGAGTCGGCGATCTGGCAGGCGGTTCTCTCCTGGCTCGGCAGCCACTCCGACCACCCCGACCGCGACTTCATGGTCGGCTACCTCCGCCGCGTCCAGGACGAGTACTTCGGCTACGGCCGGGAGTATATGGACTGGGCGATGTATGTCATGGTGCCCGGCTTCTGGTGA